The following are encoded in a window of Lichenicola cladoniae genomic DNA:
- a CDS encoding carbohydrate porin, whose protein sequence is MIETSTMPACRRDAAVRSGSRAIEAAASGLALLIALAAAPAGAQTSLNPSARVSTPLGVALPASVTAVPPLPAPEALFGDMFGTGELRKAGIDLLLDDTNEFSGIVSGPRKGSTNAGQYAFETDIDWQRLAGLSGFSTHSVVVGRYGIPASRIFGDNLNPSQEIYGAGGNVAVHLVYAYGEETLAGGRFDITAGRIPFLNDFSASPLYCNFMNNSFCGNPKASSDNTAHSSYPDGGWATRVRVRPTKSTYIQTGIFFTEANIYSATNGFRSGFRFSSAQINGEAFPVEVGYEPMFGPDKLPGHYKLGFAYDNQNHKDGFFDVNGSALGQTGLPPRQRKGTTAAWVLVDQMLLRNGPGNTNGLIVLGGFYHNDPSTSTRNDQYEVALLDQGFWKARPKDLVGVAFNYLQVSNALTRTEELQQELGLPITGNGGQFYNDSTPGIQSHTMDIEATYQIHVMRGVTFAPDFQYFIRPNAQTNLHDAALLGFKTHIELF, encoded by the coding sequence ATGATCGAGACCAGCACGATGCCCGCGTGCCGCCGTGATGCTGCGGTTAGAAGCGGCTCCAGAGCCATCGAAGCAGCAGCAAGCGGTCTGGCCCTGTTGATCGCGCTCGCGGCTGCTCCTGCAGGGGCGCAGACCTCCCTCAACCCGAGTGCCCGCGTCTCGACGCCGCTTGGGGTCGCCTTGCCGGCCAGCGTCACCGCGGTACCTCCGTTGCCGGCTCCGGAAGCGCTGTTCGGCGACATGTTCGGGACCGGTGAGCTGCGCAAGGCGGGCATCGACCTCCTGCTCGACGACACCAACGAGTTTTCCGGCATCGTCTCCGGTCCGCGCAAGGGCTCGACCAACGCCGGACAGTATGCGTTCGAGACCGATATCGATTGGCAGCGCCTGGCGGGGCTGTCCGGTTTCTCGACGCATAGCGTCGTTGTCGGCCGCTACGGCATTCCGGCCAGCCGGATCTTCGGCGACAATCTCAACCCCAGCCAGGAGATCTATGGCGCTGGCGGCAACGTGGCGGTGCATCTTGTTTATGCATACGGCGAGGAGACGCTGGCCGGAGGGCGCTTCGACATCACCGCTGGCCGCATCCCGTTCCTGAACGACTTCTCAGCGTCGCCGCTCTACTGCAACTTCATGAACAACTCGTTCTGCGGTAACCCCAAGGCATCGTCGGACAACACTGCTCATTCGTCCTATCCGGATGGCGGTTGGGCGACCCGGGTGCGGGTGCGTCCGACCAAGAGTACCTATATCCAGACGGGTATCTTCTTTACCGAGGCCAACATCTACAGTGCCACCAATGGTTTCCGCTCGGGCTTCCGGTTCAGCTCAGCACAGATCAACGGTGAGGCATTTCCGGTTGAAGTCGGCTACGAACCGATGTTCGGGCCAGACAAGCTGCCGGGCCATTACAAGCTCGGTTTCGCCTATGACAACCAGAACCACAAGGACGGCTTTTTCGACGTCAATGGCAGTGCACTCGGTCAGACCGGACTGCCGCCGCGCCAGCGTAAAGGCACCACGGCGGCCTGGGTGCTGGTCGACCAGATGCTGCTGCGCAACGGGCCGGGCAATACCAACGGCCTGATCGTGCTGGGCGGCTTCTACCACAACGACCCGTCCACTTCGACGCGCAACGACCAGTACGAAGTCGCCCTGCTCGACCAGGGCTTCTGGAAGGCGCGACCGAAGGACTTGGTCGGGGTCGCGTTCAATTACCTGCAGGTATCGAATGCGCTGACCCGGACCGAGGAGTTGCAGCAGGAACTCGGCCTGCCCATTACCGGCAATGGCGGGCAGTTCTATAATGACAGCACGCCCGGCATCCAGAGCCACACCATGGATATCGAGGCGACCTACCAGATCCACGTGATGCGCGGCGTCACCTTCGCGCCCGATTTCCAGTATTTCATCCGTCCGAATGCGCAGACGAACCTGCATGATGCGGCTCTGCTTGGCTTCAAAACCCATATCGAGTTGTTCTGA
- a CDS encoding TenA family protein, producing the protein MVWSAETAMPSITQGLFGRLRREAGAEWEAYIDHPFVRGLADGTLEPERFRRYLVQDYLYLLQYARCYALAIYKSDTLEGMRTASGIVAGLLLGELTIHVSYCAQWGLDEAALQAEPQSLELLAYSGFLLDRAQAGDLLDLMVVLSACLVGYGEIGSRIAADPATRRDGNPYYDWIQTYSGAAYHGLVRDGLARLESLGATRGAADRFPLLLRDFRTAVRLETAFWDAGSR; encoded by the coding sequence ATGGTCTGGAGTGCCGAGACGGCGATGCCGAGCATCACCCAGGGCCTGTTCGGCCGGCTGCGCCGGGAAGCCGGCGCCGAATGGGAGGCCTATATCGACCATCCGTTCGTGCGCGGCCTGGCCGACGGCACTCTCGAGCCGGAGCGTTTCAGGCGCTACCTGGTGCAGGATTATCTCTACCTTCTGCAGTATGCGCGCTGCTACGCACTGGCGATTTACAAAAGCGATACGCTGGAGGGCATGCGCACCGCGTCCGGTATCGTCGCAGGCCTGCTGCTGGGCGAGCTTACTATCCACGTATCCTATTGCGCCCAGTGGGGCCTCGACGAGGCGGCGCTTCAGGCCGAGCCGCAGTCGCTCGAACTGCTGGCCTATTCGGGTTTCCTGCTGGACCGCGCCCAGGCCGGAGACCTGCTCGACCTGATGGTGGTGCTGTCCGCTTGCTTGGTCGGCTACGGCGAGATCGGCTCGCGCATCGCGGCCGACCCCGCGACCAGACGCGATGGCAACCCGTATTACGACTGGATCCAGACCTATTCCGGAGCGGCCTATCACGGGCTGGTTCGTGATGGACTTGCACGGCTGGAGTCGCTTGGCGCCACCCGCGGTGCCGCCGATCGCTTCCCGCTACTGCTCCGCGATTTCCGGACCGCCGTTCGGCTGGAGACCGCGTTCTGGGACGCCGGCAGCCGCTAG
- a CDS encoding ABC transporter ATP-binding protein has product MDGHTPQRDRSAPSRDDRPALVEARDLWLTVQSRPVAVNAGWRRALRLQRAPAPTVGERSPDALDIVRGMSLAVAAGESVGIVGPSGSGKTSLLMLLAGLERPTRGHVLVDGIDLASLNEDERARFRGRRIGIVFQSFHLIPTMTALENVAVPLELAGREGAFETAEAALRQVGLGHRLGHLPGQLSGGEQQRVALARAFAPRPALLLADEPTGNLDVRTGESVQALLFELQRQQGTALLLITHDPALAARCDRQLVVSDGQLRAAAEATA; this is encoded by the coding sequence ATGGATGGACATACGCCCCAACGTGACCGATCGGCGCCTTCCCGGGACGATCGCCCGGCTCTCGTAGAGGCGCGCGACCTCTGGCTGACGGTGCAGTCCCGTCCGGTCGCCGTCAACGCGGGGTGGCGCCGGGCGTTGCGGCTGCAACGTGCGCCCGCTCCCACAGTTGGCGAGCGTTCTCCCGATGCCCTGGACATCGTGCGCGGCATGTCGCTGGCCGTGGCGGCCGGAGAGTCGGTCGGGATCGTCGGGCCGTCCGGCTCCGGCAAGACCAGCCTGCTCATGCTTCTCGCCGGGCTCGAGCGTCCGACGCGGGGCCATGTGCTGGTCGATGGAATCGACCTCGCCAGCCTGAACGAGGACGAGCGGGCCCGCTTTCGCGGCCGGCGGATCGGCATCGTGTTCCAGTCCTTCCACTTGATCCCGACCATGACCGCCCTCGAGAACGTCGCGGTGCCGCTGGAACTCGCAGGCCGGGAGGGCGCCTTCGAAACCGCCGAGGCCGCGTTGCGCCAGGTCGGCCTCGGCCACCGCCTCGGACATCTGCCTGGCCAGCTGTCCGGCGGTGAGCAGCAGCGGGTAGCGCTGGCCCGCGCCTTCGCGCCACGGCCGGCCCTGCTGCTGGCCGACGAGCCGACCGGTAACCTGGATGTGCGCACCGGCGAGAGCGTGCAGGCGCTGCTGTTCGAACTGCAGCGCCAGCAGGGCACCGCCCTCCTGCTGATCACCCACGATCCCGCCCTGGCGGCGCGCTGCGATCGCCAGCTCGTCGTCTCGGATGGACAGCTCCGGGCCGCCGCAGAGGCAACCGCGTGA
- a CDS encoding ABC transporter ATP-binding protein produces the protein MIAPEHRTATAEPKLPGLLFERLSLHYGGWVIFSDLDLVIRGGEFVVLLGASGVGKSSLLRIAAGLARPETGRVVATDGLGLAGRIAYMAQQDLLYPWLTVLRNVMLGSHLRGEPRDPDRALHLLERVGLADRARALPSELSGGMRQRAAIARTLYEDRPIVLMDEPFSALDTLTRTRVQDLAAELLVGRTVLLITHDPLEACRLGHHLVVLSGQPATLGAPISIDGPVPRALDDPELLRTQGRLMRALTEASAG, from the coding sequence GTGATTGCGCCTGAACATCGGACGGCGACAGCCGAGCCGAAACTGCCCGGACTACTGTTCGAGCGGCTGAGCCTGCATTACGGCGGGTGGGTCATTTTCAGCGATCTGGACCTAGTGATACGCGGCGGCGAGTTCGTGGTGCTGCTGGGCGCCAGCGGCGTCGGCAAGAGCAGCCTGCTGCGGATCGCCGCCGGCCTGGCCAGGCCGGAGACCGGTCGCGTCGTCGCTACCGACGGGCTCGGGCTGGCTGGCCGGATCGCCTACATGGCGCAACAGGACCTGCTGTATCCCTGGCTGACCGTGCTCCGGAACGTCATGCTCGGGTCGCACCTGCGCGGCGAGCCACGCGACCCGGACCGGGCGCTGCACCTGCTGGAACGGGTCGGGCTGGCGGACCGCGCCCGCGCGTTGCCGTCCGAACTGTCCGGCGGCATGCGCCAGCGCGCGGCGATCGCGCGCACCCTGTACGAGGATCGGCCGATCGTGCTGATGGATGAGCCGTTCTCCGCCCTGGACACGCTCACCCGCACCCGCGTGCAGGATCTCGCAGCCGAGCTGCTGGTCGGCCGCACCGTGCTGCTGATCACCCACGATCCGCTGGAGGCATGCAGGCTCGGCCACCATCTGGTGGTGCTGTCCGGCCAGCCGGCGACGCTCGGGGCGCCGATCTCGATCGACGGCCCGGTCCCGCGCGCGCTCGACGATCCCGAGTTGCTGCGCACGCAGGGTCGCCTGATGCGCGCACTGACCGAGGCGTCGGCAGGATGA
- a CDS encoding ABC transporter permease encodes MSETRPLATMANATPRGMTATVRLALRLALRDWRGGTGVLRGMGIVLLCLALGVAAIGTIGGLRDAIQSGVAEQRRAILGGDLAIESSDPLPAELATFLQSRGARTSDVVRMRSMLYGPAGRRMLVELNAVDAAYPLVGQVALGGTGPLAGALAGAGGEPGLLADPLIIDRLGASPGTRLRLGDTFFRLGPALDRLPDAGGQAALAPSILIARSALAAAGLQRPGALLTTSLRVVLPDLDRAETAAARLARSRVLAQEVGTRFPGQAWHIRDIDDAAPALTRVVDQVALFMTLIALAALLLGGMGVAAGVSSWLESRTETIAVLRSLGSPPVLAVTVFGLQVGGLCAAGIVLGAIVGLVLPPIAVQLLSSLLPVAPQGGLQWAPVGLASIFGIVVASLFTLAPLSRAISVPPAVLFRGPAGGSTDRIGRRPRTVAGLVGLSALLVLLAVLTSPDRRLALGFCVVSAIVLVGFRLAGWALTRLARAIPRPAPRPGVARVGARLGLAALSRPAAPAARLLLALGAGLTVLATVALAEGDLRAAVLDQLPKHAPSFYFIDLQPDEVSRFDALLHAMPTVGDVRELPSLRTRVVAVDGVPAEDVQATAGTRWALRGDHGLTIAGAAPPDTHVVAGQWWAPDYAGPPLLSFDAGLAKGWGVHVGSIVRLNVLGRDIDLKVASLREIAWRSLQLNFAFMASPGLLSAAPHTVVATVASTGRPADDAAILTAVTDALPNVTGIRVADILTQLGGLVRKLALALAAIGAVALVSGGLVLAATLAAAQRQRVAEAAVLRVLGATSAQLRAAWLIEFAILGAIAGLCAVGVGAGLSWLLMHLVLKAPWAFLPGTVAAVMALAIVLMLVAGYLATRRGLAASPAILLRQD; translated from the coding sequence GTGAGCGAGACCCGGCCGCTCGCGACCATGGCGAACGCGACACCGCGCGGGATGACGGCCACCGTCCGCCTGGCGCTGCGCCTGGCGCTGCGCGACTGGCGAGGCGGCACCGGGGTGTTGCGCGGCATGGGCATCGTCCTGCTCTGCCTGGCACTGGGCGTCGCTGCGATCGGCACCATCGGTGGCCTGCGCGATGCGATCCAGTCCGGCGTGGCCGAGCAGCGCCGTGCCATTCTCGGTGGTGACCTGGCGATCGAGAGCAGCGATCCTCTCCCGGCCGAGCTGGCTACGTTCCTGCAGTCCCGGGGCGCGCGCACGTCCGACGTCGTCCGCATGCGCTCCATGCTCTACGGGCCCGCCGGGCGTCGCATGCTGGTCGAGCTGAATGCGGTCGACGCAGCCTATCCGCTGGTGGGGCAGGTGGCCCTTGGCGGCACCGGCCCACTGGCAGGCGCGTTGGCGGGAGCCGGCGGCGAGCCGGGCCTGCTGGCGGACCCGCTGATCATCGACCGCCTCGGCGCCAGCCCCGGTACCCGGCTCCGCCTCGGCGACACGTTCTTCCGCCTTGGCCCGGCTTTGGACCGGCTGCCCGACGCCGGCGGCCAGGCGGCACTGGCGCCGTCCATCCTGATCGCCCGGTCCGCCCTGGCGGCGGCCGGCCTCCAGCGGCCCGGCGCGCTGCTGACGACATCGCTGCGCGTCGTGCTTCCGGACCTGGACCGGGCCGAGACCGCGGCGGCCCGCCTGGCCCGATCGCGTGTTCTGGCACAGGAGGTCGGGACCCGCTTCCCCGGCCAGGCCTGGCACATCCGCGACATCGACGATGCCGCGCCGGCTTTGACCCGTGTCGTCGATCAGGTCGCCTTGTTCATGACGCTGATCGCCCTGGCCGCGCTGCTGCTGGGCGGAATGGGCGTTGCCGCCGGCGTTTCGAGCTGGCTTGAGTCCCGCACCGAGACCATCGCCGTGCTGCGCTCGCTTGGGAGCCCGCCGGTGCTGGCGGTCACGGTGTTCGGCCTCCAGGTCGGCGGACTCTGCGCCGCCGGTATCGTGCTCGGCGCTATCGTCGGGCTCGTGCTGCCACCGATTGCGGTGCAGCTGCTGTCCAGCCTGCTGCCGGTGGCGCCGCAGGGCGGGCTGCAATGGGCACCTGTCGGGCTGGCCTCGATCTTCGGCATCGTCGTCGCCTCCCTGTTCACCCTGGCCCCGCTGTCGCGCGCGATCTCGGTCCCGCCCGCGGTGCTGTTCCGCGGTCCCGCCGGCGGATCGACGGACCGGATCGGACGACGGCCACGGACCGTCGCCGGGCTGGTCGGGCTGTCGGCGCTGCTGGTCCTGCTCGCCGTGCTGACTTCGCCCGACAGGCGGCTCGCGCTCGGCTTCTGCGTCGTGTCGGCGATCGTCCTGGTCGGGTTCAGGCTGGCCGGCTGGGCCCTGACCAGGCTCGCCCGGGCGATCCCGAGGCCCGCTCCGCGTCCGGGTGTGGCGCGTGTCGGGGCGAGGCTGGGCCTGGCGGCACTGAGTCGTCCGGCCGCACCGGCTGCACGACTGCTGCTGGCGCTGGGTGCCGGCCTGACCGTGCTGGCGACCGTCGCGCTGGCCGAGGGCGACCTCAGGGCCGCGGTGCTGGACCAGCTCCCGAAACACGCGCCGTCTTTCTATTTCATCGACCTGCAGCCGGACGAGGTCTCTCGGTTCGACGCGCTGCTCCACGCCATGCCGACGGTCGGCGACGTCCGCGAACTGCCGAGCCTGCGTACCCGCGTGGTGGCGGTGGACGGCGTGCCGGCCGAGGATGTCCAGGCCACAGCCGGTACGCGCTGGGCCTTGCGCGGCGACCATGGCCTGACCATCGCCGGCGCCGCACCGCCCGACACCCATGTCGTCGCCGGGCAGTGGTGGGCACCCGACTATGCCGGGCCGCCGCTGCTGTCGTTCGATGCCGGCCTCGCCAAGGGCTGGGGCGTGCATGTCGGCTCGATCGTCCGGCTGAACGTGCTCGGTCGCGACATCGACCTGAAGGTGGCGAGCCTGCGCGAAATCGCCTGGCGCTCGCTCCAGCTCAACTTCGCCTTCATGGCGTCACCGGGCCTGCTCTCCGCCGCACCGCATACGGTCGTCGCCACGGTCGCCTCGACCGGGCGTCCGGCCGACGACGCCGCGATCCTGACCGCCGTGACCGACGCGCTGCCCAACGTGACCGGTATCCGCGTCGCCGACATCCTGACGCAGCTCGGCGGCCTTGTGCGCAAACTCGCCTTGGCGCTGGCTGCGATCGGCGCCGTGGCCCTGGTGTCGGGCGGGCTGGTTCTGGCTGCGACACTCGCAGCCGCGCAGCGTCAGCGGGTTGCCGAGGCCGCCGTGCTGCGCGTTCTGGGGGCGACGAGCGCCCAGCTTCGTGCCGCCTGGCTGATCGAGTTCGCCATCCTCGGCGCGATCGCCGGCCTCTGCGCGGTCGGGGTCGGTGCGGGCCTGAGCTGGCTTCTGATGCACCTCGTGCTCAAGGCGCCGTGGGCGTTTCTTCCCGGCACCGTCGCCGCCGTGATGGCCCTGGCGATCGTGCTGATGCTCGTGGCCGGCTACCTCGCAACCCGTCGCGGGCTTGCAGCCAGTCCGGCAATCCTATTGCGCCAGGACTGA
- a CDS encoding arylesterase produces the protein MKVPYGRMSRCTKRARHLWPLIGASVLAIMLWIPHGLAAGSGTSAAPAGQEAVAQPERTIRILALGDSLTAGYGLPHDQGFVARLQAALDQAGAHATLLDAGVSGDTSAGGLARLDWALGDHPDAAIVELGANDGLRGLDPGQMEHNLGAILDRLAALHIPVLFSGMFAPPNLGAPYGRAFREVFDRLSRRPGLLYDPFFLQDVAGKHGLNQADGMHPAPAGVAIIVHRITPLVLKLVQTARNTPTR, from the coding sequence ATGAAGGTTCCATATGGCCGCATGTCGCGCTGCACCAAGAGAGCGCGTCACCTGTGGCCGCTGATTGGCGCATCCGTGTTGGCGATCATGCTGTGGATACCGCATGGGCTCGCGGCCGGTTCCGGCACGTCGGCTGCTCCGGCGGGACAGGAAGCCGTGGCCCAGCCTGAACGCACGATCCGGATCCTCGCACTCGGCGACTCGCTGACCGCGGGCTATGGACTGCCGCACGACCAGGGCTTCGTGGCACGCCTGCAGGCGGCCCTCGACCAGGCGGGCGCGCATGCGACGCTGCTGGATGCCGGCGTGTCGGGCGACACCAGCGCCGGCGGGCTGGCCCGGCTGGACTGGGCTCTCGGCGATCACCCGGACGCGGCGATCGTCGAGCTCGGCGCCAACGATGGCCTGCGTGGGCTCGATCCGGGCCAGATGGAGCATAACCTTGGCGCGATCCTGGACCGGCTGGCAGCACTACATATCCCGGTCCTGTTCAGCGGGATGTTCGCGCCGCCCAATCTCGGGGCGCCGTACGGCCGGGCATTCCGCGAGGTGTTCGATCGGCTGTCACGCCGGCCCGGGCTGCTCTACGACCCGTTCTTTCTGCAGGACGTGGCCGGCAAGCATGGGCTGAACCAGGCGGACGGGATGCATCCGGCACCCGCCGGCGTGGCGATCATCGTGCACCGGATCACGCCGCTGGTCCTGAAGCTGGTGCAGACCGCACGGAACACGCCGACGCGGTAG
- a CDS encoding DUF2721 domain-containing protein translates to MPFHVSSPPSGDAVELVAHLIQMALTPVFLLSAIGTLLGLFNTRLARVSDHMEHITELLDADTSGSDKARLTSQLSRLKSRTLMLDASIALGAIGGASTCGAAFALFLGGVRNTQVAGWLFTLFGVALGCAVFSLIAFLGDSLLAWHGLHRDGAMPRPPKA, encoded by the coding sequence ATGCCATTCCACGTGTCCAGCCCGCCATCCGGCGACGCGGTCGAGCTTGTCGCCCACCTCATCCAGATGGCCCTGACGCCGGTCTTCCTGTTGTCCGCGATCGGGACGTTGCTCGGTCTGTTCAACACGCGCCTGGCTCGCGTGTCGGACCACATGGAGCACATCACCGAACTTCTGGATGCCGACACCAGCGGAAGCGACAAAGCCCGCCTGACGTCCCAGCTTTCCCGGTTGAAGTCCCGGACCCTCATGCTGGACGCCTCGATCGCGCTCGGTGCGATCGGTGGCGCATCGACCTGCGGTGCCGCGTTCGCCCTATTCCTGGGCGGGGTGCGAAACACCCAGGTCGCAGGCTGGCTGTTCACGCTGTTCGGCGTCGCCCTCGGCTGCGCGGTCTTTTCGCTGATCGCCTTCCTGGGCGACAGCCTGCTGGCGTGGCATGGGCTGCATCGTGACGGAGCGATGCCGAGGCCGCCAAAAGCTTAG
- a CDS encoding response regulator, translating into MVDRPGIKIVTSGCRAPVRLGCRMCTEGGSRWRSKISMSSARIVGSDQHFSALNDLDCTREPIHQPGSIQPHGALLAISPSADLTIVAGSRNIGRILECDLALSGIIGLAIGDILGLDFARSVQIRLRNGELRAEAPWQSMLELMSNGRPVLLDASVHLHNELILVELQHAGMQGLDAAGLLRKLQNILAGLRDAENSLEELAGVAAQAIRHLVGYERVLIYRFDADWNGVAIAEDKEADWDFSLVGIRFPASDIPAQARRLYERSPMRCVVDRDATPVPLDRMPDLLDDPLSQGPIDLSFAQLRSLSPVHLQIHRELGINGTMSLSIMRDQKLWGLVVCHHRLPHHPSASQKSAASLITNAFALGISATERNHVEQARREDLDRLSTLLAYMAEADSVTSALTTGTTTIGNLLSSSGAAVLYDGEVALVGRTPSEAEVRELAEWLRVHRGNTTLFHTNRLSVELPSWDRLTSVASGVMAVFLSSDQRDMLLWFRPDEPELISWGSGAHLSPESKASRPAPMSFTRWSEVQRGVAVPWTNWESEIAETLRHGITEVIVRALHRIRDLNEKLRQAQKMEAVGQLTGGIAHDFNNLLAGIIGSLELLQIRVGQGRIGEIDRYIAMAMTSANRAASLTHRLLSFSRRQTLDSKPVDVNQLTTSMEDLIRRTVGPAIKVETVIAVSLWKALCDANQLESALLNLAINARDAMPDGGRLSIEAANARVDDDYGQRHPEILAGQYVVVSITDTGTGMTPEVVGRVFEPFFTTKPLGQGTGLGLSMVYGFAKQSNGYTRIESEPGRGTSVHIYLPRAPGIVELEPSVTLSLSDSAVSSGETVLVVDDEPVMRMLIGDMLRDLGFVVLEAADGAEGLRVLQATQGVDLLISDVGLPGGMNGRQLADAARVQRPQLKVLFITGYAGSMLVGDGVLEPAMHVITKPFALDVLAAKIREMI; encoded by the coding sequence GTGGTCGACCGGCCCGGGATAAAGATTGTAACCTCTGGTTGTCGGGCACCCGTTCGACTAGGTTGTAGAATGTGCACCGAGGGCGGTTCGCGGTGGAGATCCAAGATTTCAATGTCTTCGGCACGAATTGTCGGCTCGGACCAACATTTCTCGGCACTTAACGACCTGGATTGCACCCGGGAGCCGATCCATCAGCCTGGGTCGATCCAGCCGCACGGCGCACTTCTGGCGATCAGTCCCTCGGCCGACCTGACGATCGTCGCCGGCAGCCGTAACATCGGCAGGATTCTCGAATGCGATCTTGCCCTATCGGGCATCATCGGGCTCGCAATCGGCGATATCCTTGGGCTGGATTTTGCCCGATCCGTGCAGATTCGGCTTCGAAACGGCGAGCTCCGGGCGGAAGCGCCCTGGCAGTCGATGCTCGAGTTGATGTCGAATGGCCGGCCGGTGCTGCTCGATGCCTCGGTACATCTCCATAACGAGCTGATCCTGGTGGAACTGCAGCACGCAGGCATGCAGGGTCTGGATGCAGCGGGTCTTCTCCGGAAACTCCAGAATATACTCGCCGGTCTTCGGGACGCGGAAAACAGCCTGGAAGAACTGGCCGGCGTCGCGGCGCAGGCCATCCGCCACCTGGTCGGCTACGAGCGGGTGCTGATCTATCGTTTCGATGCCGACTGGAACGGCGTGGCGATCGCAGAGGACAAGGAAGCGGACTGGGATTTTTCCCTCGTCGGCATACGCTTCCCGGCCTCGGATATCCCGGCGCAGGCGCGCAGACTATACGAGCGCAGCCCGATGCGATGCGTCGTCGATCGGGATGCGACACCGGTTCCGCTCGACCGGATGCCGGACCTCCTTGACGACCCGCTTTCGCAGGGGCCGATCGACCTGTCGTTCGCGCAGCTGCGCAGCCTGTCTCCGGTGCATCTGCAGATCCATCGGGAACTCGGCATCAACGGCACCATGTCCCTGTCGATCATGCGCGACCAGAAGCTCTGGGGACTGGTGGTGTGCCATCATCGTCTGCCGCATCATCCATCGGCCTCCCAGAAATCGGCTGCGTCGCTGATTACCAATGCCTTCGCGCTCGGGATCAGCGCCACCGAACGCAACCATGTCGAGCAGGCGCGGCGGGAGGATCTGGACCGGCTGTCCACCCTGCTGGCCTACATGGCCGAAGCGGACTCAGTGACCTCGGCGCTGACCACCGGCACCACCACGATCGGCAACCTGCTCAGTTCGTCCGGTGCGGCCGTGCTCTACGACGGCGAGGTGGCGCTGGTCGGACGCACGCCTTCGGAGGCGGAGGTGCGCGAGCTGGCGGAGTGGCTGCGAGTCCACCGGGGCAACACGACGCTGTTCCACACCAACAGGCTTTCGGTCGAGCTCCCCTCATGGGACAGGCTCACCTCGGTCGCAAGCGGCGTGATGGCGGTGTTCCTGTCCAGCGACCAGCGCGACATGCTGCTGTGGTTCCGGCCGGATGAGCCCGAACTCATAAGCTGGGGCAGCGGCGCGCATCTCAGCCCGGAGAGCAAGGCATCACGACCGGCGCCGATGTCTTTCACACGCTGGAGCGAGGTGCAGCGAGGCGTGGCGGTTCCCTGGACCAACTGGGAATCCGAGATCGCGGAAACACTTCGCCACGGCATCACCGAGGTCATCGTCCGCGCCCTGCACCGGATTCGCGACCTGAACGAGAAGCTGCGCCAGGCGCAGAAGATGGAAGCCGTGGGGCAACTCACCGGCGGCATCGCGCACGACTTCAACAACCTGCTGGCCGGGATCATCGGCAGCCTGGAGCTGCTGCAGATCCGCGTGGGACAGGGCCGCATCGGCGAGATCGACCGCTATATCGCCATGGCGATGACCTCGGCCAATCGTGCCGCCTCGCTGACCCATCGGCTGCTGTCCTTCTCGCGCCGGCAGACGCTCGACTCCAAGCCGGTGGACGTGAACCAGCTCACCACCTCGATGGAAGACCTGATCCGGCGCACGGTCGGCCCGGCGATCAAGGTCGAGACGGTCATCGCGGTCAGCCTGTGGAAGGCGCTGTGCGACGCCAATCAGCTCGAAAGCGCCCTGCTCAACCTGGCGATCAACGCGCGCGATGCGATGCCGGACGGTGGACGGCTGAGCATCGAGGCGGCCAATGCCCGCGTCGACGACGATTACGGGCAGCGCCATCCCGAGATCCTGGCAGGACAATACGTGGTGGTCTCGATCACCGATACCGGGACCGGGATGACCCCGGAGGTGGTTGGCCGGGTGTTCGAGCCGTTCTTCACGACCAAACCGCTCGGCCAGGGCACCGGCCTCGGGCTCTCCATGGTCTACGGCTTCGCCAAGCAGTCGAACGGCTATACCCGCATCGAGAGCGAGCCGGGCCGCGGCACCAGCGTGCACATCTATCTGCCGCGGGCACCCGGCATCGTCGAGCTGGAGCCCAGCGTCACCCTGTCGCTGTCGGACTCTGCGGTCAGTTCGGGCGAAACCGTGCTGGTGGTCGATGACGAACCGGTCATGCGCATGCTGATCGGCGACATGCTGCGCGATCTTGGTTTCGTCGTGCTCGAGGCGGCGGATGGGGCGGAGGGGTTGCGTGTGCTGCAGGCTACGCAGGGCGTCGACCTGCTGATCAGCGATGTCGGCCTGCCCGGAGGCATGAACGGCCGGCAACTGGCGGACGCGGCGCGGGTCCAGCGGCCCCAGTTGAAGGTGCTGTTCATCACCGGTTATGCCGGGAGCATGCTGGTCGGCGACGGTGTGCTCGAGCCGGCGATGCATGTCATCACCAAGCCGTTCGCACTCGACGTTCTGGCCGCCAAGATCCGGGAGATGATCTGA